From a region of the Geothrix sp. 21YS21S-2 genome:
- the panD gene encoding aspartate 1-decarboxylase — MLRNFMLGKIHRCVVTRADLDYVGSITLDPVLIRAAGFLENEKIDIYDVTNGSRISTYVIPGTEGSGEVGINGAAAHHVRAGDLVILAAYGWMTEEEAAARKPRVVFVDAHNRILETVDRERTPDRLAFAGHTSA; from the coding sequence ATGCTCAGGAATTTCATGCTCGGGAAGATCCACCGCTGCGTAGTAACCCGGGCCGATCTCGACTATGTCGGCTCAATCACCCTCGATCCGGTCCTGATCCGGGCCGCCGGGTTCCTGGAGAACGAGAAGATCGACATCTACGACGTCACCAACGGTTCCCGGATCAGCACCTATGTGATCCCTGGAACGGAGGGGTCCGGCGAGGTCGGCATCAACGGCGCTGCCGCGCACCATGTGAGGGCCGGTGACCTGGTCATCCTGGCCGCCTACGGCTGGATGACGGAGGAGGAGGCCGCCGCCCGGAAACCCAGGGTGGTCTTCGTGGACGCGCACAACCGCATCCTTGAGACCGTGGACCGGGAACGGACCCCGGATCGCCTGGCGTTCGCCGGCCACACGAGCGCCTGA
- a CDS encoding tetratricopeptide repeat protein, producing the protein MACAFLLLVVLATFGRLLGAGFLSYDDPQYVLNAHVLHGLTWDNLRWAFTEAHYANWHPVTWLSHMADVALFGAAPGWHHLTSVVLHGLNAMLLLLLLEDTTKAFWPSLATAMLFAIHPLHVESVAWIAERKDVLSMFFALLTLMAYVRYTRSRSRVWLAGTLLLYALGLMAKPMLVSLPILMICLDHWPLGRTCRPWGRSMARLVWEKGPFLLMAAAVCVITVVSQAGSRVTSTESPFGHNLLNALASYGRYLGMTLLPMDLAAFYPALPPGRLAWLAAVSLAALVVLTWAALRQAWERPYLLAGWAWFLVALVPVAGFLPVGAQSIADRYTYLPLVGVFAALSWLGSDVLRRWRVPRGLAAALLGLLAAAGMARSWVEAGYWKDDRTLFTRDLAVVGNNAVAHLCLGLGWYRDGAREEAVREFRETVALVPGHGLAWYWMGEALLGLGREDEARQAFGAVWSLEPENYRAILRLGPILMRQGRYGEAIAPLRAYIALEPRRLEQEPDARAQKVGTREARRMLGLILRQLARPEEACAELQAAVQADPQEPGLLLNLGLALREAGRRQDALEQFRRCVALAPASSAAHLEFGRELGLAGRVQEAAREIQVARSLGARE; encoded by the coding sequence TTGGCCTGCGCCTTCCTCCTGCTTGTGGTTCTCGCGACCTTCGGCCGCCTCCTTGGGGCCGGCTTCCTGTCCTACGACGATCCGCAGTATGTCCTCAACGCCCACGTCCTCCACGGGCTCACCTGGGACAACCTCCGGTGGGCCTTCACGGAGGCCCATTACGCCAACTGGCACCCCGTTACCTGGCTCTCCCACATGGCCGATGTGGCCCTGTTCGGTGCCGCGCCGGGATGGCATCACCTGACCAGCGTCGTCCTGCATGGACTCAACGCCATGCTGCTCCTGCTCCTGCTGGAGGACACCACGAAGGCCTTCTGGCCGAGCCTTGCGACCGCGATGCTCTTCGCCATCCACCCCCTCCACGTGGAGAGCGTGGCCTGGATCGCGGAGCGGAAGGACGTCCTGAGCATGTTCTTCGCCCTGCTGACCCTCATGGCCTACGTCCGGTACACGCGCTCCAGGTCCCGGGTGTGGCTGGCCGGCACGCTTCTCCTCTATGCCCTGGGGCTTATGGCCAAACCCATGCTGGTGAGTCTCCCGATCCTGATGATCTGCCTGGATCATTGGCCGCTGGGGCGGACCTGCAGGCCGTGGGGACGATCCATGGCCCGCCTGGTCTGGGAGAAAGGACCGTTCCTGCTCATGGCTGCGGCGGTCTGCGTCATCACGGTGGTCTCCCAGGCCGGGAGCCGCGTAACCTCCACGGAGTCGCCCTTCGGGCACAACCTTCTCAACGCCCTTGCGTCCTATGGCCGATACCTGGGCATGACGCTCCTGCCCATGGATCTGGCCGCCTTCTACCCCGCGCTTCCCCCGGGGAGGCTGGCGTGGCTGGCTGCGGTCTCCCTGGCGGCGCTGGTGGTCCTCACCTGGGCCGCCCTTCGCCAGGCCTGGGAGCGGCCCTACCTGCTCGCGGGCTGGGCCTGGTTCCTCGTCGCCCTGGTTCCGGTCGCAGGTTTCTTGCCGGTGGGCGCCCAGAGCATCGCGGACCGGTACACCTACCTGCCCCTGGTGGGCGTTTTCGCGGCCCTGTCCTGGCTCGGGTCCGATGTGCTCCGCCGGTGGCGGGTGCCGCGGGGCCTGGCGGCCGCGCTGCTGGGCCTCCTGGCCGCGGCCGGGATGGCCAGGAGCTGGGTGGAGGCCGGCTACTGGAAGGATGACCGGACGCTCTTCACCCGGGATCTGGCCGTGGTGGGGAACAACGCGGTCGCCCACCTCTGCCTGGGCCTAGGCTGGTACCGGGACGGGGCCAGGGAGGAGGCCGTGCGGGAATTCCGGGAGACCGTGGCCCTGGTCCCGGGCCATGGCCTGGCCTGGTACTGGATGGGGGAGGCCCTGCTGGGGCTGGGGCGGGAAGATGAGGCGCGGCAGGCCTTCGGCGCCGTCTGGAGCCTTGAACCGGAAAACTACCGGGCCATCCTGCGCCTGGGCCCGATCCTGATGCGACAGGGACGCTACGGGGAGGCGATCGCGCCCCTCCGGGCCTACATCGCACTGGAACCCCGGCGCCTGGAGCAGGAACCCGACGCCAGGGCCCAGAAGGTGGGAACCCGGGAAGCGAGGCGGATGCTGGGCCTGATCCTGCGCCAGTTGGCCAGGCCAGAGGAGGCCTGTGCCGAACTCCAGGCGGCGGTCCAGGCCGATCCCCAGGAGCCGGGCCTGCTCCTCAATCTCGGCCTGGCCCTACGGGAAGCAGGCCGACGGCAGGATGCCCTCGAGCAGTTCCGTCGCTGCGTGGCCCTGGCTCCCGCTTCGTCCGCCGCGCACCTGGAGTTCGGCAGGGAGCTTGGACTTGCCGGCCGGGTCCAGGAGGCCGCCCGGGAGATCCAGGTCGCACGATCCCTCGGCGCCCGCGAATGA
- a CDS encoding Rne/Rng family ribonuclease, translating into MEVRRSLVVNATPLEMRIALLENGQLCELFIERTTQVSQVGDVYKGRVAKLLQGMQSAFVAIGGAKDGFLYLDEPETHRLPSEEVVEEEEGGEGVLEFPALPVTLPPVKEGEEILVQVVKDPIGSKGPRLSRHISFPGRFLVLMPGIEHVGISRKITNPAERERLRALIKGHALPGEGFIVRTAAIGEKDEDLVSDVAYLRELWTDLQASCQHLQAPSLVWKDFRLLQKVLRDLFREEVASFWVDRDDTYREVVDFVSRLHPEWVGRIKHFTSDLPIFEAFAIEKEIDAARQPKVFLRHGGSIVINQTEALVSVDVNTGKFVGKKDLEETVFLTNMEAIPEIVRQLRLRNLGGIVVIDFIDMMDPAHREAVMKRMQEELERDRNHARAVEISDFGLVEMTRKRTGPSLERLLTSACPHCEGSGRRQSAETVVLGVYREMARQGERLRGAQLRLTLHSELKNALQPETREGVNQLARALGAHILWQERGDGPVHQIDIEVVPGR; encoded by the coding sequence ATGGAAGTCCGACGGTCCCTCGTGGTCAATGCGACCCCGCTGGAGATGCGCATTGCCCTACTGGAAAACGGCCAGCTCTGCGAATTGTTCATCGAGAGAACCACCCAGGTCAGCCAGGTGGGGGACGTGTACAAGGGGAGGGTGGCCAAGCTCCTGCAGGGCATGCAGAGTGCGTTCGTGGCCATCGGGGGCGCCAAGGACGGGTTCCTTTACCTGGACGAGCCCGAGACCCACCGCCTGCCTTCGGAGGAGGTGGTCGAGGAGGAGGAGGGGGGCGAGGGGGTCCTGGAGTTTCCCGCTCTGCCCGTGACCCTGCCCCCCGTGAAGGAGGGCGAGGAGATCCTCGTCCAGGTGGTGAAGGATCCCATCGGCAGCAAGGGGCCCCGCCTCTCCCGCCACATCAGCTTCCCGGGCCGGTTCCTGGTGCTGATGCCGGGCATCGAGCACGTGGGCATCTCGCGCAAGATCACCAACCCCGCCGAAAGGGAGCGGCTACGGGCCCTCATCAAGGGCCACGCGCTGCCCGGCGAGGGCTTCATCGTGCGCACCGCGGCCATCGGCGAAAAGGACGAAGACCTCGTCAGCGACGTGGCCTACCTGCGCGAGCTGTGGACCGACCTCCAGGCCAGCTGCCAGCACCTCCAGGCCCCCAGCCTGGTGTGGAAGGACTTCCGCCTGCTCCAGAAGGTCCTCCGGGACCTCTTCCGGGAGGAGGTGGCCAGCTTCTGGGTGGACCGGGACGACACCTACCGCGAAGTGGTGGACTTCGTGAGCCGGCTGCACCCGGAGTGGGTGGGCCGCATCAAGCACTTCACCTCCGACCTGCCCATCTTCGAGGCCTTCGCCATCGAGAAGGAGATCGACGCCGCGCGCCAGCCCAAGGTCTTCCTCCGGCACGGCGGCAGCATCGTCATCAACCAGACCGAGGCCCTCGTAAGCGTCGACGTGAACACGGGCAAGTTCGTGGGCAAGAAGGACCTGGAGGAGACGGTCTTCCTCACGAACATGGAGGCCATCCCCGAGATCGTGCGCCAGCTGCGCCTGCGCAACCTGGGCGGCATCGTGGTCATCGACTTCATCGACATGATGGACCCCGCCCACCGCGAGGCCGTCATGAAGCGCATGCAGGAGGAGCTGGAGCGGGACCGGAACCACGCCCGGGCCGTGGAGATCAGCGATTTCGGGCTGGTGGAGATGACCCGCAAGCGCACCGGCCCCAGCCTGGAGCGGCTCCTCACCAGCGCCTGCCCCCACTGCGAGGGCTCGGGCCGCAGGCAGAGCGCGGAGACCGTGGTGCTGGGCGTCTACCGGGAGATGGCCCGCCAGGGGGAGCGCCTGCGGGGCGCCCAGCTCCGGCTAACCCTGCATTCCGAGCTCAAGAACGCCCTGCAGCCCGAGACCCGCGAGGGCGTCAACCAGCTTGCCCGGGCCCTGGGGGCCCATATCCTCTGGCAGGAACGCGGCGACGGCCCCGTGCATCAGATAGACATTGAAGTGGTGCCAGGCCGCTAG
- a CDS encoding glycosyltransferase family 2 protein, translated as MIKDKKLVVVMPAYNAERTLLRTHQEVMDQGIVDLVILVDDCSQDGTATLARSLPNTLVHVHERNVGYGGNQKTCYRLALEAGADVVVMIHPDYQYTPKLLPAMASLIANGLYPCVLGSRILGGRAMAQGMPGWKYLANRFLTMFGNLMMGAKLSEYHTGYRAFSRQVLETIDLAPDSDDFVFDNQMLAQVLWHGFTIAEVTCPASYFAEASSINFRRSVRYGFGCLATALHYRMARLGLFRSPRFRAGRTPA; from the coding sequence ATGATCAAGGACAAGAAGCTCGTCGTCGTAATGCCCGCCTACAATGCGGAACGCACCCTCCTGAGGACGCATCAGGAGGTCATGGACCAGGGGATCGTGGACCTGGTGATCCTGGTGGACGACTGCAGCCAGGACGGGACCGCCACCCTGGCCCGGAGCCTGCCGAACACGCTGGTGCACGTGCACGAACGGAACGTGGGCTACGGGGGCAACCAGAAGACCTGCTACAGGCTGGCTCTGGAGGCCGGTGCGGATGTGGTGGTGATGATCCACCCGGACTACCAGTACACCCCCAAGCTCCTTCCCGCCATGGCTTCGCTTATCGCCAACGGCCTCTACCCCTGCGTCCTGGGTTCCCGAATCCTGGGCGGACGTGCCATGGCCCAGGGCATGCCCGGGTGGAAGTACCTGGCCAACCGCTTCCTCACCATGTTCGGCAACCTGATGATGGGGGCCAAGCTGTCGGAATACCACACAGGCTACCGGGCCTTCTCCCGCCAGGTACTGGAGACCATCGACCTGGCCCCCGACAGCGACGACTTCGTCTTCGACAACCAGATGCTGGCCCAGGTGCTCTGGCACGGGTTCACCATCGCCGAAGTCACCTGCCCGGCCAGCTACTTCGCCGAAGCCTCGTCCATCAACTTCCGGCGCAGCGTGCGCTACGGCTTCGGCTGTCTTGCCACCGCCCTCCACTACCGGATGGCCCGCCTGGGCCTGTTCCGGTCGCCGCGCTTCCGGGCCGGACGCACGCCCGCATGA
- a CDS encoding tetratricopeptide repeat protein, producing MRSGASRLAVPGVALALLAVVWVIFGQVRGFEFLNFDDPLYVAGNLHTAKGLTWANLGWALTSGAAANWHPLTWLSHMADFSLFGPDPGMHHVTSAVFHAANAVMLFLLLKAMTGDLGPSAFVAALFAAHPLHVESVAWVAERKDVLSMFFLLLTLAAYHRSCSDRRFRPAVLACYVLGLMAKPMLVTLPVLLLILDRWPLRRAAPWKDLVLEKLPLFGLAAASSLVTFLVQHSGGAVITMARLPLGYRVGNALLAYAKYLRKMVWPFDLAPLYPIIAADIRIWNSLLAGAALLALSILAFRERRSRPYLLAGWLWYLVSLLPVIGLIQVGSQSMADRYTYIPLLGPFLAIAWGGRDLAAGLRVRPWITWGLGSLATVLLMSQARVQAAHWHDSLTLFRHERAVAADNMVARNNLGQALFSRGRAQEAIVEYRAAVAMDPGVRMAQINLARALAWSGQNEEALAGFRRWIEVHPQDHQAMDDITYLLLSMGRLEEAIPYCLGILALEPVRLRDDPDTFRQLDKSQDARMRLGLLLRTLGRDAEAVPYFKAAAQLNPSSPAFALNLAISLDASGDAPQARAWFQRVLVLQPGNGEACRRLQALQERAGRVMAPGARGSS from the coding sequence ATGAGAAGCGGCGCCTCCAGGCTGGCGGTCCCGGGCGTGGCCCTTGCCCTCCTGGCTGTGGTCTGGGTGATCTTCGGACAGGTGCGGGGCTTCGAGTTCCTGAACTTCGACGATCCCCTGTACGTGGCCGGGAATCTCCACACGGCAAAGGGACTGACCTGGGCCAATCTGGGCTGGGCCCTGACCTCCGGGGCGGCGGCCAACTGGCATCCCCTGACCTGGCTTTCCCACATGGCCGATTTCTCGCTGTTCGGGCCGGACCCGGGCATGCACCACGTGACCAGCGCGGTCTTCCACGCCGCCAACGCGGTGATGCTCTTTCTCCTCCTGAAGGCCATGACCGGGGATCTCGGGCCCAGCGCCTTCGTGGCGGCCCTCTTCGCGGCGCACCCGCTGCACGTGGAGAGCGTGGCCTGGGTGGCCGAGCGCAAGGACGTGCTAAGCATGTTCTTCCTGCTCCTCACCCTCGCCGCCTACCACCGGAGCTGCTCGGACCGGCGGTTCCGGCCTGCGGTCCTGGCCTGCTACGTCCTGGGGCTCATGGCCAAGCCCATGCTGGTCACGCTGCCCGTGCTCCTGCTGATACTGGATCGCTGGCCCCTGCGCAGGGCCGCCCCCTGGAAGGATCTGGTCCTGGAGAAGCTCCCGCTGTTCGGGCTGGCGGCCGCCTCTTCGCTGGTGACCTTTCTCGTCCAGCACAGCGGCGGGGCCGTGATCACCATGGCCCGGCTGCCCCTGGGCTACCGGGTCGGCAACGCCCTGCTCGCCTATGCCAAGTACCTCCGGAAAATGGTCTGGCCCTTCGATCTGGCGCCGCTCTACCCGATCATCGCGGCCGACATCCGGATCTGGAACAGCCTCCTTGCCGGGGCAGCCCTCCTGGCATTGTCCATCCTGGCCTTCCGGGAGAGGCGCAGCCGGCCCTACCTGCTGGCGGGATGGCTGTGGTACCTGGTTTCCCTCCTGCCGGTCATCGGGCTGATCCAGGTGGGCTCCCAGAGCATGGCGGACCGCTACACGTACATCCCCCTCCTGGGACCTTTCCTGGCCATCGCCTGGGGCGGCCGGGACCTGGCGGCCGGACTACGGGTCCGGCCCTGGATCACGTGGGGCTTGGGGTCGCTCGCAACGGTCCTGTTGATGAGCCAGGCCCGGGTCCAGGCCGCCCACTGGCACGACAGCCTCACCCTGTTCCGCCACGAACGCGCGGTCGCCGCCGACAACATGGTCGCCCGCAACAACCTGGGGCAGGCCCTATTTTCCCGGGGCAGGGCGCAGGAGGCCATCGTGGAATACCGCGCGGCCGTGGCCATGGACCCGGGCGTCCGCATGGCCCAGATCAACCTCGCCCGCGCCCTGGCCTGGTCGGGGCAGAACGAGGAGGCCCTGGCCGGCTTCCGGCGCTGGATCGAGGTCCATCCCCAGGACCATCAGGCCATGGATGACATCACCTACCTTCTCCTGTCCATGGGGCGGCTGGAGGAGGCGATCCCGTACTGTCTGGGCATCCTCGCCCTGGAGCCGGTCCGGCTGCGGGACGATCCCGACACGTTCCGCCAGCTGGACAAGTCCCAGGACGCGCGAATGCGCCTGGGCCTCCTTCTGCGAACCCTGGGGCGGGACGCGGAGGCGGTTCCCTACTTCAAGGCCGCCGCCCAGCTCAATCCCTCCAGCCCGGCTTTCGCCCTGAACCTGGCCATTTCGCTGGATGCGTCCGGGGACGCCCCCCAGGCCCGGGCCTGGTTCCAGCGGGTCCTGGTGCTGCAACCGGGCAACGGCGAAGCCTGCCGCCGCCTGCAGGCACTTCAGGAACGGGCGGGCAGGGTCATGGCGCCGGGGGCGCGAGGATCTTCATGA
- a CDS encoding type II secretion system protein produces the protein MKRQSGFTLIELLLVLAIIGIISAIAIPALLSQRARARDKTAISNMEGRVGDLIGQYDKYKEMGLTSTQITTSLGKYLAQTGGSDKNPWNGSLQAFDSAVNAAGGLGTTQSAAISNIKALATVQGQAKFAIQYPNGTTPGWLGGAVLINGVVANSNHVAKVSAIE, from the coding sequence ATGAAGAGACAGTCCGGCTTCACCCTCATCGAATTGCTCCTGGTGCTTGCCATCATCGGCATCATCAGCGCGATCGCCATCCCCGCCCTGCTCAGCCAGCGCGCCCGCGCCCGCGACAAGACGGCCATCTCCAACATGGAAGGGCGTGTCGGCGACCTCATCGGCCAGTACGACAAGTACAAGGAGATGGGCCTGACCTCCACGCAGATCACCACCAGCCTCGGCAAGTACCTGGCCCAGACCGGCGGTTCCGACAAGAACCCCTGGAACGGCTCCCTGCAGGCCTTCGACTCGGCCGTGAACGCCGCCGGTGGTCTTGGCACCACGCAGTCCGCCGCCATCTCCAACATCAAGGCCCTCGCCACCGTCCAGGGCCAGGCCAAATTCGCGATCCAGTACCCCAACGGGACCACCCCCGGCTGGCTCGGCGGCGCCGTCCTGATCAATGGTGTCGTGGCCAATTCCAACCACGTCGCCAAGGTTTCCGCCATCGAGTAA
- a CDS encoding AAC(3) family N-acetyltransferase, producing the protein MASDCRLFRAGSGEWVTRASLAEGLRQVGACGHQILYVHTDISFGQPNSDLGRDGLLGALLETLLDLGAGTLLVPTFTFSFCNGEDFDVRHSRSHMGALNEYIRKRPEARRSVDPLMSTALLGARPYLVTDVGRNSVGEGCTFDLLHRERDAHFLFLGVRPSKCFTFSHFVEERLQVPYRYPRPFTGLITEASGRAYEDTYTLYVRHQDVVPASNGAFEAEAVATGLMLQAPCGDGFLSAMDEKAAYDLYAARIQGDINYMLERPYPEQLVETFHADHMIAL; encoded by the coding sequence ATGGCCAGCGACTGCAGACTGTTCCGCGCCGGCTCGGGGGAGTGGGTCACCCGGGCCTCCCTCGCCGAAGGGCTGCGCCAGGTCGGCGCCTGCGGCCACCAGATCCTCTATGTCCACACGGACATCTCCTTCGGCCAGCCCAACTCCGACCTCGGCCGCGATGGCCTCCTGGGCGCGCTCCTGGAGACCCTCCTGGACCTGGGCGCGGGCACCCTCCTGGTTCCCACCTTCACTTTCAGCTTCTGCAACGGCGAGGACTTCGATGTCCGCCATTCCCGCTCCCACATGGGTGCGCTGAACGAATACATCCGCAAGCGGCCGGAAGCCCGGCGCTCCGTGGACCCGCTCATGTCCACCGCGCTGCTCGGAGCCAGGCCCTACCTCGTCACCGACGTGGGCCGGAACTCCGTGGGGGAGGGCTGCACCTTCGACCTTCTCCATCGCGAGCGGGATGCGCACTTCCTCTTCCTCGGCGTGCGCCCTTCCAAGTGCTTCACATTCTCCCATTTCGTGGAGGAGCGGCTCCAAGTGCCCTACCGCTACCCGCGCCCGTTCACCGGGCTCATCACCGAAGCCTCGGGCCGCGCCTACGAGGACACCTACACCCTGTACGTGCGCCACCAGGACGTCGTCCCCGCCTCCAACGGCGCCTTCGAGGCCGAAGCCGTGGCCACCGGCCTGATGCTTCAGGCGCCCTGTGGGGACGGCTTCCTGTCCGCCATGGACGAGAAGGCGGCGTACGACCTCTATGCGGCCCGGATCCAGGGGGACATCAACTACATGCTCGAGCGGCCCTACCCCGAGCAGCTGGTTGAAACGTTCCACGCGGACCACATGATCGCTCTCTGA
- a CDS encoding SDR family NAD(P)-dependent oxidoreductase, with protein MDAPACTLVTGASSGIGRGVALALAEDRRLILHGRGRERLEAVRSACPGRDHLVWTADFARAETLAEDLRGFLQASGTRVSALVHCAGEVSVRPTRLDAYEDSLRAMNVNFLSAAEIIRVLLQAAPNGKALRDILLISSIYSRLGAKGQGIYCATKGAADAYVRALAAELSPRVRVNSLLPGAVLTPMTEALPAAYLDRCREAHPLGLGEVADVASYVKFLLSDGARWVTGQNIVVDGGFSACKGL; from the coding sequence ATGGACGCCCCGGCCTGCACCCTGGTCACGGGCGCCTCCTCAGGGATCGGGCGCGGCGTGGCCCTGGCGCTGGCCGAAGACCGCAGGCTGATCCTGCACGGGCGGGGCCGGGAGCGTCTCGAAGCGGTGCGCAGCGCCTGCCCGGGGCGGGACCACCTGGTGTGGACTGCCGATTTCGCGCGGGCAGAGACCCTCGCGGAGGACCTGCGCGGCTTCCTTCAGGCCTCCGGCACCCGCGTCTCCGCGCTGGTCCACTGCGCGGGGGAGGTCAGCGTGAGGCCCACCCGGCTCGACGCCTACGAAGACAGTCTGCGCGCCATGAACGTGAACTTTCTTTCCGCCGCCGAAATCATCCGGGTCCTGCTCCAGGCTGCGCCCAACGGGAAGGCGCTCCGCGACATCCTGCTGATCTCAAGCATCTACAGCCGCCTGGGCGCCAAGGGCCAGGGCATCTATTGCGCCACCAAGGGCGCTGCCGACGCCTATGTGAGAGCCCTGGCCGCCGAGCTCTCGCCCCGTGTGCGGGTGAATTCCCTGTTGCCGGGAGCCGTCCTCACTCCGATGACCGAAGCGCTGCCGGCGGCCTACCTCGACCGGTGCCGGGAGGCGCACCCCCTGGGCCTGGGGGAGGTGGCCGACGTGGCCAGCTACGTGAAGTTCCTCCTTTCGGACGGGGCGCGGTGGGTCACGGGACAGAACATTGTCGTCGACGGGGGCTTCAGCGCCTGCAAGGGACTCTAG
- a CDS encoding phosphopantetheine-binding protein, translating into MDVFYQKLREILECEDVRRESDIGDFENWDSLGVLTILAMIDSVYKVPVSSEEFLKVRKVGDLEDLLRAKLGR; encoded by the coding sequence ATGGACGTTTTCTACCAGAAGCTCCGCGAGATCCTGGAGTGCGAGGACGTCCGCCGGGAGTCCGACATCGGCGACTTCGAGAACTGGGATTCCCTCGGGGTCCTCACCATCCTGGCGATGATCGATTCCGTCTACAAGGTTCCCGTCTCCTCCGAGGAGTTCCTCAAGGTGCGCAAGGTCGGGGACCTCGAGGACCTGCTTCGGGCGAAGCTGGGCAGGTGA
- a CDS encoding 3-oxoacyl-ACP synthase III family protein, protein MNLTYEGKKISGILTVLPANVSRFDDETGNYTFPKEKTLRLKPLMGFDEHRIVEDGVCVSDLCVFGLKDLFARGLLRKEDIDALVLVTQSPDQFMPPTSNIIQGLLELKRDMICLDINQGCAGFEIGLLQAFALLDQPAIRKVVLLNADVLSRKTSRQDRNSFPLIGDGASITVVEKDPEGGRIHANIQMDGTLRNALAIPAGGFRMPSTPETAAPVDDGTGNLRAKDHLVMNGQDVFTFVMTEVPPMILSLAETAGIGLADIDWFLFHQPNKFMIQKLAEKLEVPPGRMPGNVVEKFGNASGVTIPTNVCLNLGEKLKDQRFTVCFAGFGVGLTWSSILMTIGNMEFCEIVNY, encoded by the coding sequence ATGAACCTGACCTACGAAGGGAAGAAGATCTCCGGGATCCTCACGGTCCTGCCGGCCAACGTCTCCAGGTTCGACGACGAGACCGGCAACTACACCTTTCCCAAAGAGAAGACCCTGAGGCTCAAGCCGCTCATGGGCTTCGACGAGCACCGGATCGTGGAGGACGGCGTCTGCGTCTCGGACCTGTGCGTTTTCGGGCTCAAGGACCTCTTCGCCCGGGGCCTGCTCCGGAAGGAGGACATCGACGCCCTGGTCCTCGTGACGCAGTCGCCCGACCAGTTCATGCCTCCGACCAGCAACATCATCCAGGGCCTGCTGGAACTGAAGCGGGACATGATCTGCCTGGACATCAACCAGGGTTGTGCCGGCTTCGAGATCGGGCTCCTGCAGGCCTTCGCCCTCCTGGACCAGCCGGCCATCCGCAAGGTGGTGCTCCTCAACGCCGACGTCCTCAGCCGGAAGACGTCCCGGCAGGACCGGAACAGCTTCCCGCTCATCGGAGACGGGGCTTCCATCACGGTCGTGGAGAAGGACCCGGAGGGCGGCCGGATCCACGCCAACATACAGATGGACGGGACGCTGCGGAACGCCCTGGCCATCCCCGCCGGCGGCTTCAGGATGCCGTCGACGCCGGAAACCGCGGCCCCCGTGGACGACGGCACCGGCAACCTGCGGGCCAAGGACCATCTGGTCATGAACGGCCAGGACGTGTTCACCTTCGTCATGACCGAGGTCCCCCCCATGATCCTCTCCCTTGCGGAGACCGCCGGGATCGGGCTCGCGGACATCGACTGGTTCCTGTTCCATCAGCCCAACAAGTTCATGATCCAGAAACTCGCCGAGAAGCTGGAAGTCCCCCCGGGGCGGATGCCCGGAAACGTCGTCGAGAAGTTCGGCAATGCCAGCGGCGTGACGATTCCCACGAACGTCTGCCTCAACCTGGGCGAAAAGCTGAAGGACCAGCGCTTCACCGTCTGTTTCGCCGGGTTCGGGGTCGGATTGACGTGGAGTTCGATTCTCATGACCATTGGGAACATGGAATTCTGCGAAATTGTGAATTACTGA
- a CDS encoding acyl carrier protein: protein MKLVLDILNEIRPEFDFSTSQSFIADGMLDSFDLLTLVGALEESFGIRIDGQDIVPENFANLATIGHLIEKSQKK from the coding sequence ATGAAGCTTGTCCTGGACATCCTGAACGAGATCCGGCCTGAATTCGATTTCTCCACCAGCCAATCGTTCATCGCGGACGGGATGCTGGATTCCTTCGACCTGTTGACCCTGGTCGGGGCTCTCGAAGAATCCTTCGGCATCCGCATTGACGGCCAGGACATCGTGCCCGAGAATTTCGCCAACCTCGCCACCATCGGACACCTGATCGAGAAGAGCCAAAAGAAATGA